The following proteins are encoded in a genomic region of Dyadobacter sp. UC 10:
- a CDS encoding vanadium-dependent haloperoxidase, producing the protein MAKLSKILLILFSVCLWFGCSKEQKEHHLNPDVLGQVTLQMTDVMVHDVTNPPLSARFFSYACLAGYEVVAQNDTAFKSMHGVLNDFPVIAKPAVESYSYQLAAVMAILETAKKMQPSGALLQKYQDRLLDSCRTLGWDEEILAGSKAYGLEVSKQILKYAKADKYNLISNFPRYEPRKTPGTWYPTPPGYFPPVEPYFTTVRPFTLDSAAQFMPPPPVAFSEDKNSAFFKLMKQNYDDKKEQEHRVTAAFWDCNPFALENKGHLLVGMKKISPGAHWMGITDIACRQAKTGFGKTMLINTAVAIGLMDSFMTCWDEKFRSNRIRPETAIRKYIDPTWTPFLQTPPFPEYLSGHSVISTCSAVILTHYFGKDFAYTDSVEERFNLKARKFPSFMAAALESGMSRFYGGIHFMDAITNGQKQGEQVGDWVVRVLASQSK; encoded by the coding sequence TTGGCAAAGCTCAGTAAAATCCTCTTAATACTATTCTCCGTTTGTCTGTGGTTTGGTTGCAGTAAAGAGCAAAAGGAGCATCATCTGAATCCGGACGTACTAGGGCAGGTAACCCTTCAGATGACCGACGTAATGGTGCATGATGTGACCAATCCACCGCTCAGTGCCCGTTTTTTTTCCTATGCTTGTCTGGCAGGATATGAAGTGGTCGCACAAAACGATACTGCTTTTAAAAGCATGCATGGTGTTTTAAATGATTTTCCCGTGATTGCTAAACCTGCTGTTGAAAGCTATTCCTATCAGCTGGCAGCAGTAATGGCGATACTGGAAACTGCAAAAAAAATGCAGCCTTCGGGCGCTCTTTTGCAGAAATACCAGGACCGGCTACTCGATTCGTGCAGGACGCTGGGCTGGGACGAAGAAATTCTGGCCGGCTCGAAGGCTTATGGATTGGAAGTAAGCAAGCAGATCCTGAAATATGCCAAAGCAGACAAGTACAACCTGATCAGTAACTTTCCCAGGTATGAGCCCAGGAAAACACCAGGTACCTGGTATCCCACTCCGCCGGGGTACTTTCCGCCTGTGGAACCCTATTTCACTACGGTAAGGCCGTTTACGCTCGATTCGGCTGCGCAGTTTATGCCGCCACCCCCTGTCGCATTCTCGGAGGACAAGAATTCGGCGTTTTTTAAACTAATGAAGCAGAATTACGACGATAAGAAAGAACAGGAACACCGTGTCACTGCTGCTTTCTGGGATTGTAATCCATTTGCCCTTGAAAATAAAGGGCATCTACTGGTAGGCATGAAAAAGATCTCTCCGGGCGCACATTGGATGGGGATCACAGATATTGCTTGCCGGCAGGCGAAAACTGGTTTTGGAAAAACAATGCTGATCAATACTGCCGTGGCAATCGGGCTGATGGACAGCTTCATGACCTGCTGGGACGAAAAATTCAGAAGCAACCGCATTCGTCCCGAGACTGCGATCCGCAAATATATCGATCCTACCTGGACACCATTCCTGCAAACTCCGCCATTTCCTGAATATCTCAGCGGACACTCGGTGATTTCGACTTGCTCAGCGGTAATCCTGACGCATTATTTTGGAAAGGATTTCGCCTATACTGATTCGGTAGAAGAGCGGTTTAATCTCAAAGCCCGCAAATTCCCGTCATTCATGGCGGCCGCTCTGGAATCCGGAATGTCGAGATTCTATGGAGGCATACATTTCATGGACGCCATTACGAACGGCCAGAAGCAGGGTGAGCAGGTTGGGGATTGGGTGGTTAGGGTTTTGGCTTCCCAGTCCAAATGA
- a CDS encoding DUF1398 domain-containing protein has product MEMIELTEELIRSAEERSMGQSYPHFVKNLKAIGVDNYEVRVRDHRRTYTAANGDKLQIPGEYPEFECAEAFELEDVKKAIKRSQDGEIDYQTFLREIGAAGIHTYVADLAGMTIIYQGPNSEYEYEEIIPEV; this is encoded by the coding sequence ATGGAAATGATAGAATTAACCGAAGAATTGATCCGATCGGCTGAAGAGCGGTCGATGGGGCAGTCATACCCGCATTTTGTCAAAAACCTGAAAGCGATCGGTGTTGATAATTATGAGGTACGCGTGAGAGATCACCGACGTACTTATACTGCGGCAAATGGTGATAAGCTGCAAATTCCGGGCGAATACCCCGAGTTTGAATGTGCGGAAGCCTTTGAACTGGAAGATGTGAAAAAAGCAATCAAACGAAGTCAGGACGGAGAAATAGATTACCAGACTTTCCTGAGAGAAATAGGCGCGGCGGGCATTCACACGTATGTGGCCGATCTTGCCGGTATGACGATTATTTATCAGGGTCCGAACTCGGAATATGAATACGAGGAGATTATTCCGGAAGTATAG
- a CDS encoding FAD-dependent oxidoreductase: MNRRNFFEKAVPASFALGAIASGCVPKTQVQYPDKHFHISRGYHQIPKLRLSMDRIVKETVGLRPFRASGPRLDVEQLGSKTLVHNYGHGGSGWSLSWGTGNIARNNVLKTGEKKVAVIGCGTVGIATARLLQESGCEVTIYTKDVPPNITSNLATGTWSPASRVCDKKVAKPEFEAIWEEATRFSHRRFQFLLGMNDIACWAEEYGVFNQVPVYTPGAGGEDFEIEGLLPERVRLEKKEHPFKADYVTRRSNIMFNIPTYLRHQLQDFTMFGGKVKIQEIKKLEDIDALPEKVIVICMGLGAKPVFNDEELTPVSGQLSCLIPQSDINYKLYTQGANFISRKDGIYIGSNGVVGNWDTTPSKEQTEKTVGILMKVMEEMKG, translated from the coding sequence ATGAACCGTAGAAATTTCTTTGAAAAAGCAGTACCTGCCAGTTTTGCCTTGGGCGCTATTGCCTCTGGCTGCGTGCCTAAAACGCAGGTCCAATATCCTGACAAGCATTTCCATATCAGCCGCGGCTATCATCAGATTCCGAAGCTGAGGCTTTCCATGGACCGGATCGTGAAGGAAACGGTAGGCCTGAGGCCATTTCGTGCATCCGGCCCAAGGCTGGATGTGGAGCAGCTTGGAAGCAAAACGCTGGTGCACAATTATGGTCACGGAGGAAGTGGCTGGTCGCTTTCATGGGGCACGGGCAATATCGCACGGAATAATGTTCTTAAAACCGGCGAAAAGAAAGTGGCCGTAATTGGTTGCGGAACAGTTGGTATTGCTACCGCCAGGCTACTGCAGGAAAGTGGCTGCGAGGTAACCATTTACACGAAGGACGTACCTCCTAACATCACCAGTAATCTGGCAACCGGCACCTGGTCGCCGGCATCGAGGGTTTGTGATAAAAAAGTGGCGAAACCGGAATTTGAAGCGATTTGGGAAGAGGCCACACGCTTCTCGCACCGCCGCTTTCAGTTCTTGCTCGGCATGAACGATATTGCCTGCTGGGCTGAAGAATACGGCGTTTTTAATCAGGTGCCCGTGTATACGCCGGGCGCTGGCGGCGAGGACTTTGAAATAGAAGGACTGCTCCCGGAGCGGGTACGGCTGGAAAAAAAAGAACATCCTTTCAAGGCGGATTATGTTACCCGCAGGTCCAATATTATGTTCAATATCCCCACTTACCTGCGTCACCAGTTGCAGGATTTCACGATGTTTGGCGGAAAAGTGAAGATCCAGGAAATTAAGAAGCTGGAAGATATCGACGCATTGCCCGAAAAGGTAATCGTGATTTGTATGGGATTGGGTGCAAAGCCGGTTTTTAATGATGAGGAGCTTACACCCGTTTCCGGTCAGCTTTCGTGTCTGATCCCGCAGAGCGATATTAATTACAAACTTTACACCCAGGGCGCTAACTTCATCTCCCGGAAAGATGGTATCTACATCGGCAGCAATGGAGTTGTGGGCAACTGGGACACCACGCCCAGTAAAGAGCAAACCGAGAAGACAGTAGGGATATTAATGAAGGTAATGGAAGAGATGAAAGGATGA
- a CDS encoding MBL fold metallo-hydrolase: protein MNIHIIDTGFFKLDGGAMFGVVPKSLWNKQNPADEKNLCSWAMRCLLIEDGKKLILIDTGMGDKQDAKFFGHYDLHGDATLISSIQSKGFALEDVTDVILTHLHFDHVGGAVRFRDQSSLQPTFPNATYWSNEAHWNWAINPNPREKASFLKENILPLHESAQLQFIKNGTSPFESIDFLFVDGHTEQMMLPVISYKDQKIIYVADLLPSSFHIPIPWIMSYDMRPLQTMDEKQTVLHHAVHENHILLFEHDPLYEAGIVEQTDKGIKIRARGPLTDFLAN from the coding sequence ATGAATATCCATATTATTGATACCGGGTTCTTTAAGCTGGACGGAGGCGCGATGTTTGGCGTTGTTCCTAAATCGCTCTGGAATAAACAAAATCCGGCAGACGAAAAAAACCTTTGCTCCTGGGCAATGCGTTGCCTGCTTATTGAAGACGGGAAAAAACTGATCCTCATAGATACCGGCATGGGAGACAAACAGGATGCAAAGTTTTTCGGACATTACGATCTGCACGGCGACGCCACGCTCATCTCTTCTATTCAAAGCAAAGGATTTGCGCTGGAAGATGTTACCGACGTGATATTGACCCACCTTCACTTTGATCATGTCGGCGGCGCAGTCAGGTTCAGGGATCAGTCCAGCTTACAGCCTACTTTCCCTAATGCCACGTACTGGTCAAATGAAGCGCACTGGAACTGGGCGATCAATCCAAATCCGCGGGAAAAAGCATCTTTTTTGAAAGAAAACATACTTCCACTGCACGAATCGGCGCAGTTACAATTTATTAAAAACGGAACTTCCCCCTTTGAATCCATCGATTTTCTGTTTGTTGACGGCCACACGGAGCAAATGATGCTGCCTGTGATCAGTTACAAGGATCAAAAAATCATCTACGTGGCCGATTTGCTGCCTTCGTCATTTCATATCCCGATTCCCTGGATTATGAGCTACGATATGCGGCCACTGCAAACCATGGATGAAAAACAGACAGTGCTCCATCATGCGGTTCACGAAAACCACATCCTGCTCTTCGAGCACGATCCATTGTACGAAGCCGGCATTGTGGAACAGACTGACAAAGGGATCAAGATTCGGGCTCGCGGCCCATTAACCGACTTCCTCGCGAACTGA
- a CDS encoding patatin-like phospholipase family protein, whose translation MKTALVLSGGGARGIAHLGVIQALFEKGIKPDLISATSSGAFVGAMVAYGYQPQDILEKIIQTSFYPYLRPGFGANGLLQMKRIETVIRQYIPENSFESLQIPLVLNATDIISGETVLFREGELALPLLASCCIPGLFSPIKVNGHDLVDGGVLNNLPVEYIEQEADVIIGSHCNPFSLDKPLRTTTEIVYRSLILAMHAKNRERLKKCTLLIEPPALNKFGIFDFRKAKALYDVGYSYTRELLNAENVIWTGKPKP comes from the coding sequence ATGAAAACGGCTCTGGTATTGTCAGGCGGCGGTGCGCGCGGAATTGCGCATTTGGGAGTGATACAGGCATTGTTTGAGAAAGGCATCAAGCCGGATCTCATCAGTGCTACGAGTTCCGGCGCATTCGTCGGGGCGATGGTGGCTTACGGTTACCAACCGCAGGATATTCTTGAGAAAATTATTCAAACCAGTTTTTATCCCTATTTAAGGCCCGGTTTTGGAGCAAACGGTCTATTGCAAATGAAGCGGATAGAAACAGTTATCCGCCAGTACATTCCTGAAAATTCATTCGAATCGCTACAAATCCCGCTGGTACTCAATGCTACCGATATCATTTCGGGAGAAACCGTGCTCTTTCGCGAAGGAGAGCTGGCGTTACCGCTGCTTGCTTCGTGCTGCATTCCGGGGCTTTTCAGTCCAATTAAGGTTAATGGCCACGATCTGGTCGATGGAGGCGTATTAAACAACCTTCCCGTCGAGTATATTGAGCAGGAAGCCGATGTCATTATCGGAAGTCACTGCAACCCGTTCAGCCTCGACAAACCTTTAAGAACAACTACCGAAATCGTTTACCGCAGCCTGATCCTGGCCATGCACGCCAAAAATCGCGAACGTTTGAAAAAATGTACCCTGCTCATCGAACCGCCGGCATTGAATAAGTTCGGAATATTTGATTTCAGAAAAGCGAAGGCGCTTTATGATGTTGGGTATAGCTATACTCGCGAACTATTAAATGCAGAAAACGTCATTTGGACTGGGAAGCCAAAACCCTAA
- a CDS encoding threonine aldolase family protein, with the protein MKIDLRSDTVTKPTPEMQQAMWEAVVGDDVMGDDPTVNALQEKAARLFGMEDALFCASGTMTNQLAIRVHTQPGSDVICDKNSHIYLYEGGGIMLNSLSSVKLLDGDRGRLTASQVAEAISPENDIHSTLTRLVSLENTMNKGGGSYYNFNEIKAIRQVCTEKGIPLHLDGARLFNALVETGEAPREYGEVFDSISICLSKGLGCPIGSLLLGTKEMIGKAKRFRKVMGGGWRQAGFLAAAGIYALDHHVDRLKEDHARAREIGKIFEAKPEVEAVFPVDTNIVIIKIAEGISETQYVHKLAALGILAVTFGKGLVRFVTHLDFSDSQLEELRKRIA; encoded by the coding sequence ATGAAAATTGATCTACGCAGTGACACGGTTACAAAACCAACGCCGGAAATGCAGCAGGCCATGTGGGAAGCCGTTGTAGGCGACGATGTAATGGGCGACGATCCAACGGTCAATGCATTGCAGGAAAAGGCTGCAAGGCTTTTTGGAATGGAAGATGCGTTGTTTTGCGCCTCGGGAACAATGACCAACCAGCTCGCGATCCGCGTACACACGCAGCCGGGCAGCGACGTGATTTGTGACAAAAACTCGCATATTTATCTGTACGAAGGCGGCGGTATCATGCTGAATTCACTTTCATCGGTAAAACTGCTCGACGGCGACAGAGGCCGACTTACTGCAAGCCAGGTGGCGGAGGCAATAAGTCCCGAAAATGATATCCATTCGACTTTGACACGCCTGGTTTCACTTGAAAATACAATGAATAAAGGCGGGGGGAGTTACTACAACTTTAATGAAATAAAGGCGATCAGGCAGGTTTGCACTGAAAAAGGGATTCCGCTGCACCTGGATGGCGCACGGTTATTCAATGCATTGGTAGAAACAGGGGAGGCACCCAGGGAGTACGGAGAGGTTTTTGACAGCATCAGTATCTGTTTGTCAAAGGGATTGGGGTGTCCGATCGGCTCCTTGTTACTGGGAACTAAGGAAATGATCGGCAAAGCGAAGCGGTTCAGGAAAGTCATGGGCGGCGGCTGGCGGCAAGCCGGTTTTCTGGCGGCTGCCGGTATTTATGCCCTCGACCATCACGTCGACAGGTTAAAGGAAGATCATGCACGCGCCAGGGAAATCGGGAAAATCTTCGAAGCCAAACCCGAAGTTGAAGCTGTATTTCCGGTCGACACCAATATTGTGATCATCAAAATCGCCGAAGGAATATCAGAAACCCAATATGTTCATAAATTGGCAGCGCTGGGAATACTTGCAGTAACCTTCGGGAAAGGCCTTGTTCGTTTTGTAACCCATCTGGATTTCAGCGACTCACAGCTGGAAGAGCTTCGGAAAAGAATAGCCTGA
- a CDS encoding DUF421 domain-containing protein: MKDILEWERVLLNELPPIFLVEVLVRSVIMFVFLLAALRITGKRGVRQLSIFETVIIIALGSAAGDPMFYEDVGILPALVVFATIIMLYRAVTWLTGKSQFFEKMVEGKTVCLIHEGRFSTSEFSKETLAQDEFFSELRSRSTEHLGQVRKAYLEPSGEVSIFFYKDDEVKYGLPLLPELYYKKSKTVLSEGYHSCSFCGNTEILQPGPHICPVCHKDEWVSSINSCRIG; the protein is encoded by the coding sequence ATGAAAGACATTCTGGAATGGGAAAGAGTATTGCTTAATGAACTGCCTCCCATTTTTCTTGTCGAGGTATTGGTACGTTCAGTTATCATGTTCGTTTTCCTGCTGGCTGCACTCCGCATAACCGGAAAACGTGGCGTCAGGCAGCTTTCGATATTCGAAACGGTGATCATTATTGCGCTTGGTTCGGCAGCCGGCGACCCGATGTTTTATGAAGACGTGGGCATTTTACCTGCACTGGTAGTTTTTGCAACTATCATTATGTTGTACAGGGCAGTAACCTGGCTCACTGGTAAAAGCCAATTTTTCGAGAAAATGGTCGAAGGTAAAACAGTCTGCCTAATTCACGAGGGCCGGTTTTCAACCTCTGAATTTTCAAAAGAAACGCTGGCACAGGACGAATTTTTCTCAGAATTGCGGTCAAGGAGTACCGAGCACCTCGGCCAGGTTCGCAAGGCTTATCTGGAACCTTCGGGCGAAGTAAGTATTTTCTTTTATAAGGACGATGAAGTGAAGTATGGCTTGCCGTTGTTGCCGGAGCTTTATTACAAAAAGAGCAAGACAGTACTGAGTGAAGGTTATCATTCTTGCTCATTTTGCGGCAACACGGAAATTTTGCAGCCAGGTCCACACATCTGTCCGGTTTGTCACAAGGACGAGTGGGTGAGCTCCATCAATTCCTGCCGAATTGGATAA